The DNA window AGAAATCTACAGCTTCGACGTCAAATCGGATATAACCTGCATAAATTGGACGGAAAATACCAGGGAAGTTGCTATGAACGACACCAGTGGGGATGCCATTGTGAGTAACCCAAATCGTCCGGTGTTCAACAACAGAGAGTAATAGTTGTATTGATTTCAGAATGATTATACTACATTTCTTCCACCCTTACCAAGCCTAAACTCACTATCATCAACGGCAAAGTCAAGcgattataatacattgaaattcTACTCTAAGCAGATTTTAAATTTGCTGATTGTCGGAACTACTAGCGGACACATTCATCTCTCCGTTTTTGGGATGTTGGCGTGTTGCGAGATTGATCTGTATGAGAAGTTTGCTATTCGTCCAGGAGAAACGGTCATCAAGGATGCTAAAATGAGCTCCAATTTTAAACAGTTATTTGTTACTATTGAGCGAAGAGGAACTTTGGAGCTGTTTGTGTTCGAGAACGATATATTGCAGAAATATTCCACTTCTTTGCTGAATTTGGCAATTAAGCATGCTCATCTCTTGGGAACGATGGCTTATATTAACGATACAATAGAATGTATAGTTGAAGCTTGGGAAACGGTTCTTCTGGAGATGGACAACAAGCTTACAAAATATGCAAACGATCAACCGCAAGGCTCGATCGCAGCTGATTTTCTAGAGTTACTGATGTTTGGCTGCACATCTCCTGCTCTAGAACAGTTTTTGCTCCGAGATTTAACTGAAAAAGGCTTGAAAAAACTGGGCAACAGTATTGAATTGAGTTATTCTACGATTCAAAAACTGGTGGTCAAGCCATTGCATACAGCCATTTGCAGTATGTTTTACCATTTGAACTCACTGCAAGGAATGATTAGCAATGTGTACTACTATAAGCCTCTGCTAGGGGATGTGACCAATGAGGCACTGATCAACTGCGGTGCATTTCTGATTAAGGCCTACGAGTTGCAGCAGACCATTGATACTTCCACGAGAGATTTCAAGATATTTTTCCGTTGGCTATACATCGTGATTATTCGTTTGATGGATGAAACTCTACCGGAAGATAACCCATCTGTCACGCAGCAGGAAATCAACTATCTAGCGGAATTTCTTGACAATTTTGATGCTTGTCAGATGGAACTAGGTGAAACCGGCAATGAACCAGTCGTAGAGGAGAAGAAAcgaaaatttaatctggaacgTGTTGGACAGTATTTGGAAGACAAAACGCTTCCCTATCCGTCAAAAGCGGATGCGTCTAATCAATGGGCAAAATTATTGGAACAGAATGATTGCCTCAAATCTTGTCCGCTCATATATCCTCACCATGATAACAATTCATTAGTTCAGCAGCACAATCTACTGAAAGCTAGcattgagaaaattttcaaacacCCGATCGCTGTCATCGGGCAAGACTTCAAGCAGAAAAGCGTCATACGCCTGCAGAGCGAAGATGATTCCAATACTTTCTCACGAGTCATAACGCATATCGGCGGAAATTTTGACGAGATTTCTCTATTTGGTCTACTAGAATCGGAAAACAATCTCATCATAGCGGAATGTAACCGATCGTCGATGTTCCGTGCCGTTCGTCTTTGCTTCAATGAGAAACCCTACTTTGAAACTCGATTCTCATCGCTAGGCGAGCTAACGTTTAAACACATTCAGTTCTACAGCGAAGACACACTGTCGATACTGTTACGAGCGCATACGGCTGACGACCAAACTAGTAGCTACTTTCTCCAACTTGCACTCCAGCGAGTGAGGGAGCTGCTTGAGGCGGTTCCTTTCATCAGTAGCCAGATCATCGGCAAACACAGCAGCTGCTGCAGGGTGGTAAACGCGTACACACTACTAGAGGAAGGGTCACTCAAATGTCTGGAGGGCATGGAAGCTGGTTCGATCGCCGTGTCCGGCACGAGGAACGTCGCTTCGATCCTATCGGAATCGCACAAGACCATACGCATTTATGACATGGACGCACAGGAGGAGGATGACGAACTGCTAGATACGTCGTTGAATAACAGCAGCTTGGATAATAGTAAGGATTCCATACAAACGTGAGGGTAAGTTACCAGAACTGTCGATTTGTTATTTCGCTATACAAGCGACAGATTCCGTACAATGTGTATAAGTTCGAATTCTCAAAAAACATCTAATAGCGATGTCATAatttaatgatttattttaattaactGTAAATATCTCAGCCATATTGGTTTCAGCAATTTTCCCAAGTTTCACCAATCACATACCTATACACTTTTGTGGAGATTCGGATACGCAATGATAAGAGCTTATTTACTCGAAATTGTCGGGACATAGTAGCTTTCATTGTCGCATATGTC is part of the Topomyia yanbarensis strain Yona2022 chromosome 1, ASM3024719v1, whole genome shotgun sequence genome and encodes:
- the LOC131677116 gene encoding anaphase-promoting complex subunit 4; translated protein: MSFKYAANRTQMKQTGNKNVGYHVDILKWSDRMDLLAIGNDKGEVILHRLKWQKVWQLAPPEDGLRVRGIAWRPLEKVMAIAYSNGTVLLINIENKEEIYSFDVKSDITCINWTENTREVAMNDTSGDAINDYTTFLPPLPSLNSLSSTAKSSDYNTLKFYSKQILNLLIVGTTSGHIHLSVFGMLACCEIDLYEKFAIRPGETVIKDAKMSSNFKQLFVTIERRGTLELFVFENDILQKYSTSLLNLAIKHAHLLGTMAYINDTIECIVEAWETVLLEMDNKLTKYANDQPQGSIAADFLELLMFGCTSPALEQFLLRDLTEKGLKKLGNSIELSYSTIQKLVVKPLHTAICSMFYHLNSLQGMISNVYYYKPLLGDVTNEALINCGAFLIKAYELQQTIDTSTRDFKIFFRWLYIVIIRLMDETLPEDNPSVTQQEINYLAEFLDNFDACQMELGETGNEPVVEEKKRKFNLERVGQYLEDKTLPYPSKADASNQWAKLLEQNDCLKSCPLIYPHHDNNSLVQQHNLLKASIEKIFKHPIAVIGQDFKQKSVIRLQSEDDSNTFSRVITHIGGNFDEISLFGLLESENNLIIAECNRSSMFRAVRLCFNEKPYFETRFSSLGELTFKHIQFYSEDTLSILLRAHTADDQTSSYFLQLALQRVRELLEAVPFISSQIIGKHSSCCRVVNAYTLLEEGSLKCLEGMEAGSIAVSGTRNVASILSESHKTIRIYDMDAQEEDDELLDTSLNNSSLDNSKDSIQT